The Triticum aestivum cultivar Chinese Spring chromosome 3A, IWGSC CS RefSeq v2.1, whole genome shotgun sequence genome includes a region encoding these proteins:
- the LOC123058767 gene encoding histone H2B.6 yields MAPKAEKKPKVEKRVPGKEGETSKKKAKKSNETYKIYIFKVLKQIDPNMGISSKSMSIINSIINDIFEKLAGESAKLARYNKKPTITSREIQTAVRLVFPGELAKHAVSEGTKAVTRFTVY; encoded by the coding sequence ATGGCACCCAAGgccgagaagaagcccaaggtggaGAAGCGCGTGCCCGGGAAGGAGGGCGAGACTagcaagaagaaggccaagaagagcaACGAGACGTACAAGATCTACATCTTCAAGGTGCTCAAGCAGATTGACCCGAACATGGGTATCTCCTCCAAATCAATGTCCATCATCAACTCCATCATCAACGACATCTTCGAGAAGCTCGCCGGAGAGTCGGCAAAGCTCGCACGCTACAACAAGAAGCCCACCATCACCTCTCGGGAGATCCAGACTGCCGTGCGCCTTGTCTTTCCAGGCGAGCTTGCCAAGCACGCCGTCTCCGAGGGAACCAAGGCCGTTACCAGATTCACCGTGTATTAG